Proteins from a single region of Phycisphaerae bacterium:
- a CDS encoding PH domain-containing protein has product MSIVLEDPPKKRPSLVANAQGDALGLAVEQAVPAHLLDGDEIVHFAIKPSPWFVVFMSLRWVATGFLLALLAASGALPIQSTYRWYLYQLGFGIAGLRLAWALLEWVSRLYILTNRRVMRIRGIVNVEVFECSLERIQHTELTLSFLERLTRIGTILFQTAGGAPGARGGAAWRMVSRPLEVHEKLREAIHRARNRGNHGL; this is encoded by the coding sequence GTGAGCATTGTGCTGGAAGACCCGCCGAAAAAGCGGCCGAGCCTGGTGGCCAATGCGCAGGGGGACGCGTTGGGTCTGGCCGTGGAACAGGCGGTGCCGGCGCATCTTCTCGACGGGGACGAGATCGTGCATTTTGCGATCAAGCCGTCGCCGTGGTTCGTGGTGTTCATGTCGCTGCGGTGGGTGGCGACGGGGTTCCTGCTGGCGCTCCTGGCGGCCAGCGGGGCGCTGCCGATTCAGTCGACCTATCGATGGTATCTGTACCAGCTTGGCTTTGGGATCGCGGGTCTGCGGTTGGCGTGGGCGCTGCTCGAGTGGGTGTCGCGGCTCTACATCCTGACGAACCGGCGGGTGATGCGGATTCGGGGGATCGTCAATGTCGAGGTGTTCGAGTGTTCGCTGGAGCGGATTCAGCATACGGAGTTGACGCTTTCATTTCTGGAGCGTCTGACGCGGATTGGGACGATCCTGTTTCAGACGGCGGGCGGCGCGCCGGGCGCGCGGGGCGGGGCGGCGTGGCGGATGGTGTCGCGGCCGCTGGAGGTGCATGAGAAGCTGCGCGAGGCGATTCATCGGGCTCGAAATCGAGGCAATCATGGACTCTGA
- the cdaA gene encoding diadenylate cyclase CdaA, giving the protein MEMWDLLRGIISRREWTDLVELLVIGLGVYAIMRFLRGTRGARLLRGFILLLVASMLLVSFIANVFDLQRIKVLGPIFVQALFLIALVAFQPELRRALIRLGATTWFGPSSHEFDRVIDEVVDAAANLSKNKIGAIIAFERASEFGGLMETACRMDAEVSKQLIQTIFWPGSALHDMGVVISQGRIAAAAVQFPLTDSDDLDPSMGSRHRAAIGLSQESDALVVVVSEETGVISLVENGKMERPLAPEQLRQRLRDRLSRAPSEPPAAPPA; this is encoded by the coding sequence ATGGAAATGTGGGACCTGCTCAGGGGAATCATCAGCCGGCGCGAGTGGACCGACCTCGTCGAGCTGCTCGTCATCGGACTGGGCGTCTATGCCATCATGCGTTTCCTGCGCGGCACCCGCGGGGCGAGGCTGCTGCGCGGCTTTATTCTTCTCCTGGTCGCGAGCATGTTGCTGGTCTCCTTCATCGCCAACGTCTTCGATCTTCAGCGCATCAAGGTTCTCGGGCCGATCTTTGTGCAGGCCCTCTTCCTCATTGCGCTGGTCGCCTTTCAACCCGAGCTGCGCCGCGCCCTCATTCGCCTCGGTGCGACCACCTGGTTCGGTCCGTCGTCGCACGAATTCGATCGCGTCATCGATGAAGTCGTCGACGCCGCCGCCAATCTCTCCAAGAACAAAATTGGCGCGATCATCGCCTTCGAACGCGCCTCCGAATTCGGCGGTCTCATGGAAACCGCCTGTCGGATGGATGCCGAAGTCTCCAAGCAGCTTATCCAGACAATCTTCTGGCCCGGCTCCGCCCTGCACGACATGGGCGTGGTTATCTCCCAGGGCCGGATCGCCGCAGCCGCGGTACAATTCCCCTTGACCGACTCCGACGACCTCGATCCGTCGATGGGCTCGCGCCACCGCGCCGCCATCGGGCTGTCACAGGAATCGGACGCGCTCGTCGTCGTCGTCAGCGAGGAGACCGGCGTCATCAGCCTGGTCGAAAATGGAAAAATGGAACGCCCCCTGGCGCCGGAACAGCTTCGACAGCGCCTCCGCGATCGGCTCAGTCGCGCCCCCAGCGAGCCGCCCGCCGCGCCGCCCGCATAA
- a CDS encoding endo-1,4-beta-xylanase: MLRFRVFVDGAPAKGLDLQGAHLLGSDRTPIRADLKFTGGQLVCEPKTRGAAALAILWPVKGLGRVMLETPRLLERKEPYHLHVELARGQLMRISQKREDWGLYDFNEGQALYDEVDAARDQLVAAMTAADDASAARQADEALAAGVKVGESIGAFHADVFLKRRRAAGQLSRRPMGIRLEAAQCFPSGGQSGTVPPAYGPKLVEAFDFISVPFRWGSCEPREGKHAMGAMEAWLRWAREKRLHVWGSSLVSFSLGDLPDWVRVGPKEFEKLRDMVMRHVRHTVKTFGPYVQAWEVATGIHAHNPFKLTFEQLMELTRLSATMARQASPRSSILLGIQLPWGEYYAEDAQTALPLLYAEIAVQSGIHFDAFGLELLFSGDGAGNWVRDFMQISSLIDRFGNLGKPLHITATAAPSSAGAAQSGEWRGPWSEAVQAEWARELYRIAFSKPFVETVTWASPADRAPDSPGCGLFKADGSPKLVFDELMFLRGSVLGIRAREAAPAE, from the coding sequence ATGCTCCGTTTCAGGGTCTTTGTCGATGGCGCGCCGGCGAAAGGTCTGGACCTTCAGGGGGCCCATCTTCTCGGGAGCGATCGCACGCCGATCCGGGCGGATTTGAAGTTCACCGGGGGGCAGTTGGTGTGCGAGCCGAAGACGCGGGGGGCGGCGGCACTGGCGATCTTATGGCCGGTCAAGGGCCTGGGACGGGTGATGCTGGAGACGCCGCGGCTCCTGGAGCGCAAGGAGCCATATCACCTGCACGTCGAGCTGGCGCGCGGTCAGCTGATGCGGATCAGCCAGAAGCGCGAGGACTGGGGGCTCTACGATTTTAACGAGGGGCAGGCGCTGTATGACGAGGTGGATGCGGCGCGTGATCAGCTCGTGGCGGCGATGACGGCGGCCGACGACGCGAGTGCCGCGCGGCAGGCGGACGAGGCCCTGGCGGCAGGGGTGAAGGTCGGCGAATCCATCGGGGCGTTTCATGCGGACGTTTTCCTCAAGCGGCGGCGCGCGGCGGGCCAGCTCTCGCGACGCCCGATGGGCATCCGGCTGGAGGCGGCGCAGTGTTTTCCGTCGGGGGGGCAGAGCGGGACGGTTCCTCCGGCCTACGGGCCGAAACTGGTGGAGGCGTTCGATTTCATCAGCGTGCCGTTTCGGTGGGGTTCGTGCGAGCCGCGCGAAGGCAAGCACGCGATGGGGGCGATGGAGGCGTGGCTGCGCTGGGCGCGGGAAAAGCGGCTGCACGTCTGGGGATCGTCTCTGGTTTCATTTTCGCTGGGCGATCTGCCGGATTGGGTTCGCGTCGGCCCCAAAGAGTTCGAGAAGCTGCGCGACATGGTCATGCGCCACGTTCGACATACGGTCAAGACGTTCGGTCCGTACGTGCAGGCGTGGGAAGTGGCGACGGGGATTCACGCGCACAATCCGTTCAAGCTGACGTTTGAACAGCTCATGGAGTTGACGCGGCTGTCGGCGACGATGGCGCGGCAGGCGTCGCCGCGGAGTTCGATCCTGCTGGGGATTCAACTGCCGTGGGGCGAGTATTACGCGGAAGATGCACAGACGGCGCTGCCGTTGTTGTACGCAGAGATCGCCGTGCAGAGCGGCATTCACTTCGACGCGTTCGGCCTGGAGCTGCTCTTCAGCGGCGACGGGGCGGGCAATTGGGTGCGAGATTTCATGCAGATTTCATCGCTGATCGACCGGTTCGGAAACCTCGGCAAGCCGCTGCACATCACCGCCACGGCGGCGCCATCATCCGCCGGCGCGGCGCAAAGCGGAGAGTGGCGCGGGCCCTGGTCGGAAGCGGTGCAGGCCGAATGGGCGCGCGAGCTGTATCGCATCGCCTTTTCGAAGCCGTTTGTGGAGACGGTGACGTGGGCGTCCCCGGCGGATCGCGCGCCGGACTCGCCGGGCTGCGGCTTGTTCAAGGCGGACGGATCGCCGAAGCTGGTATTCGATGAGCTTATGTTTCTGAGGGGGTCCGTTTTGGGAATTCGGGCGCGCGAGGCCGCCCCTGCGGAATAG
- a CDS encoding redoxin domain-containing protein — protein sequence MTSRWCLGLAFVLVGVVSNAGSAFQPTSRPNRPLAIIKVEQSVAEVGAAWCGSRIQGAFVVQNLGTIPLEISGFSSPDGCQMDPKSPRRIPPTSQTELVLFGVAPFNDGVFEKHATLEINDPITPKVTLTLRGIAKPPIEVSPAMAGFGKISAGQPRDMTITLTNHLDEPVKIEMEKIDSDAFAFELTETRHGEEYQLKVSLKPPYDPGRRQAAINLTTDLNFQPNIPIRAMAYLSPRIEIIPNKIEIGPPNPAAETARVLMFANNGETPVHVLEARTDDPAIVVDVTDIKPGRSYKITVLLPKGYDPGSKPRVITLHTDDSQQPTVEVAVIGPAVPTSPLAEGGLPTPIDKLIGKPAPPFELTTIEGKSVTASSAQSSVLALNFFTSHNFDNTEVLKKCEQLRQQYEPRGVRFINVAEQGPAASFTQEQMVNSLQGLKARAELAIDLGNVVAEKYHLVLYPTLVVIGKSGKIEIVQSGNPPDFVPSVKARLEALLEPTTLVTTTPTSGPTPEEILRRPALGMIGLAIPAFSAKTLQDKPVGDQEIQDAPATVLNFVAANCGFCRRQLPLVESIREEYEKKGVRFVNLIQTMRKPIERDAAVKTIEATGSKLELVYEPDNKIGALFKVRSFPTLAVVRRDGRIETVIVGAKKNIDALLRTQLDTILAVDGKASGSAP from the coding sequence ATGACTTCCCGCTGGTGTCTTGGTCTTGCCTTCGTCCTGGTCGGCGTTGTCTCGAATGCCGGTTCTGCATTTCAACCCACCTCCCGCCCCAATCGCCCCCTGGCGATCATCAAAGTCGAGCAGTCGGTCGCTGAAGTCGGCGCAGCCTGGTGCGGTTCGCGGATCCAGGGGGCCTTCGTCGTCCAGAACCTCGGAACGATCCCCCTTGAAATCTCCGGCTTTTCGTCCCCGGACGGCTGCCAAATGGACCCGAAGTCGCCGCGCCGAATCCCGCCGACCAGCCAGACGGAGCTCGTTCTTTTCGGAGTGGCGCCCTTTAACGACGGCGTTTTTGAAAAACACGCCACGCTGGAAATAAACGACCCCATCACGCCGAAGGTCACCCTCACGCTCCGGGGTATTGCCAAACCCCCGATCGAAGTTTCTCCCGCGATGGCCGGGTTCGGAAAAATCAGTGCCGGCCAACCCCGCGACATGACCATCACCCTCACCAATCACCTTGACGAGCCGGTCAAGATTGAGATGGAAAAAATCGACTCCGACGCCTTCGCGTTTGAACTCACCGAGACCCGGCATGGCGAAGAATACCAACTTAAGGTGAGCCTTAAGCCGCCCTACGATCCCGGCCGGCGCCAGGCGGCGATCAATCTCACGACGGACCTTAATTTCCAACCCAACATCCCCATCCGGGCGATGGCCTATCTCTCTCCGCGCATCGAAATCATCCCCAACAAGATCGAAATTGGCCCGCCCAATCCGGCCGCCGAAACCGCCCGAGTGCTCATGTTCGCCAACAACGGCGAAACGCCCGTTCATGTGCTCGAAGCCAGGACCGATGACCCCGCCATCGTCGTCGACGTCACGGACATCAAACCGGGCCGTTCCTATAAGATCACCGTGTTATTGCCCAAGGGATACGATCCCGGATCGAAGCCCAGAGTCATCACGCTCCATACCGACGACTCCCAACAGCCCACTGTCGAAGTTGCCGTCATCGGCCCGGCGGTTCCGACGTCCCCCTTGGCCGAAGGCGGGCTGCCCACTCCCATCGATAAACTCATCGGAAAGCCCGCGCCCCCATTCGAACTGACCACGATCGAAGGCAAGTCCGTCACCGCGTCGTCCGCGCAATCCAGCGTGCTCGCGCTGAACTTCTTCACCTCGCACAATTTCGACAACACGGAAGTCCTCAAGAAGTGCGAACAACTCCGCCAGCAGTACGAGCCTCGCGGCGTCCGCTTTATCAACGTCGCCGAACAGGGCCCCGCCGCTTCCTTTACGCAGGAGCAGATGGTCAATTCATTACAGGGACTGAAGGCCAGGGCCGAACTGGCCATCGATCTCGGAAACGTCGTCGCCGAAAAATACCATCTGGTCCTCTACCCCACGCTCGTCGTTATCGGCAAATCGGGCAAGATCGAAATCGTGCAGTCCGGCAATCCCCCTGACTTCGTCCCCAGCGTCAAGGCCCGCCTCGAAGCCCTCCTCGAACCGACGACGCTCGTTACTACGACTCCCACGTCCGGACCCACCCCTGAGGAAATTCTCCGACGGCCCGCCCTGGGGATGATCGGTCTCGCCATTCCAGCATTCTCTGCAAAGACGCTTCAGGACAAGCCCGTCGGGGACCAGGAGATCCAGGACGCCCCGGCGACCGTTCTCAATTTCGTCGCCGCCAACTGCGGCTTCTGCCGGCGGCAACTGCCCCTGGTCGAGTCGATCCGCGAGGAATACGAAAAGAAAGGCGTCCGCTTCGTCAACCTCATCCAGACGATGCGCAAGCCGATCGAGAGAGACGCGGCCGTCAAGACGATCGAAGCGACCGGCAGCAAATTGGAACTGGTCTACGAACCGGACAACAAGATCGGGGCTCTGTTCAAGGTCCGCAGCTTTCCCACGCTGGCCGTCGTCCGCCGCGACGGCCGCATCGAGACCGTGATCGTCGGCGCGAAGAAGAACATCGACGCACTGTTACGCACACAACTCGACACTATCCTCGCCGTCGACGGCAAGGCCTCGGGTTCGGCGCCATGA
- the hpt gene encoding hypoxanthine phosphoribosyltransferase, producing MEQDLARILIPRERIERRVAELAQGIARTYGEESEGLIIVPILAGSIIFLADLMRRLPFKMRIGLMTLSSYRGATTTTAGTQLVQDLSEDIAGRHVLIVDDILDSGGTLRSVRDQLGPRKPASLRICVLLRKTGKAPKDLVPDFVGFDIDDVFVVGYGLDYDGHYRNWPDIGVLRPELYA from the coding sequence ATGGAACAGGACTTGGCGCGGATCTTGATCCCGCGAGAACGGATTGAGCGCCGCGTGGCCGAACTGGCGCAGGGCATCGCCCGGACCTATGGCGAGGAGAGCGAGGGCCTGATCATCGTTCCGATCCTGGCCGGCTCCATCATCTTCCTCGCGGACCTGATGCGGCGGCTTCCGTTCAAGATGCGGATCGGTCTGATGACGCTGAGCAGCTATCGCGGCGCCACGACGACGACCGCCGGGACGCAACTCGTGCAGGACCTCAGCGAGGACATCGCCGGTCGGCATGTACTCATTGTGGACGATATTCTGGATAGCGGCGGGACGCTGCGTTCCGTCCGCGATCAACTGGGGCCAAGGAAGCCGGCGAGCCTGAGGATTTGCGTACTGCTGCGGAAGACGGGAAAGGCCCCGAAAGACCTGGTGCCGGACTTCGTTGGGTTCGACATCGACGATGTCTTCGTGGTGGGGTATGGACTGGACTATGACGGGCACTACCGGAACTGGCCGGACATTGGCGTCTTGCGACCGGAGCTTTACGCGTGA
- a CDS encoding S9 family peptidase, with translation MQRLLRLSLLSLAALTGPLALLTGCGESGSKWGGSAVPKDMASTPLVARGILYGNPDKASPQISPDGRHLAYLAEVDGVMNVWVAPLNQLDAAKPVTQDTKRGIRNYQWAYDNEHILYVQDEGGDENWHAYASNLATGKTRDLTPLPGIQARLNGASERLPGELLVAINDRDKEQHDIYRVTIATGERKLVQKNEEGYVGFVPDDDLNIRLALKMTPDGGMDYFKPEGESWTLFTQVPAEDALSTEPHGFDKSGKVLYLNDSRGRDTAALVAWNLDTGEKKVLAADERADIDTVMAHPTEKTVEAARITYDRSRWNILDNRIKSDMQYLSGVSAGDVDVISRSLDDKTWIVAYLMDDGPVRYYHYDRPAKKANFLFTNRRRLEGLPLAKMHPVIIKARDGLNLVCYLSLPVWADKGGKGRPSAPVPLVLNVHGGPWARDQWGLNPTHQWLTNRGYAVLSVNFRGSTGLGKNYTNAGNNEWAGKMHDDLIDAVNWAVAEKIADPAKVAIMGGSYGGYATLVGLTFTPDVFACGVDIVGPSNIITLLNSIPPYWKPMLDMFTSRVGDHRTEEGKKFLEERSPLTHVDKIKKPLLIGQGANDPRVKQAEADQIVKAMSDKNIPVAYVLFPDEGHGFARPENRQAFYAVAEAFLAKHLGGRYEPIGDDFKGSSIQSPHGSTEVPGLAEALPQG, from the coding sequence ATGCAACGACTCCTCAGACTGTCACTCTTATCTCTGGCCGCGCTCACGGGCCCGCTCGCCTTGCTGACCGGTTGCGGCGAATCCGGCTCGAAGTGGGGCGGCAGCGCTGTCCCCAAAGACATGGCCAGCACCCCACTGGTTGCCCGCGGCATCCTCTATGGAAACCCCGACAAGGCCAGTCCCCAGATCAGCCCCGACGGCCGCCATCTCGCCTACCTCGCCGAGGTTGACGGCGTCATGAACGTCTGGGTCGCCCCGCTCAATCAGCTCGACGCCGCCAAGCCCGTCACCCAGGACACCAAGCGCGGCATTCGCAACTATCAATGGGCCTATGACAACGAACACATCCTTTACGTTCAGGACGAAGGTGGCGATGAGAACTGGCACGCCTATGCCTCGAATCTCGCGACCGGCAAGACCCGCGACTTGACGCCGCTACCCGGCATACAAGCCCGCCTCAACGGCGCCAGCGAGCGCCTGCCCGGCGAACTGCTCGTCGCCATCAATGATCGCGACAAAGAGCAGCACGACATCTATCGCGTCACCATCGCCACCGGCGAGCGCAAGCTGGTTCAGAAGAATGAAGAGGGCTACGTCGGATTCGTCCCCGATGACGATCTGAACATCCGCCTGGCCTTGAAGATGACGCCCGACGGTGGCATGGACTACTTCAAGCCCGAAGGTGAAAGCTGGACGCTCTTTACTCAGGTCCCGGCCGAAGACGCCCTGTCCACCGAGCCCCATGGTTTCGACAAATCCGGTAAGGTCCTCTATCTCAACGATAGCCGCGGCCGCGACACCGCAGCGCTCGTGGCCTGGAACCTCGACACCGGCGAGAAAAAGGTCCTCGCCGCCGACGAACGCGCCGACATCGACACCGTCATGGCCCACCCCACGGAAAAGACCGTTGAGGCCGCCCGCATCACCTATGACCGCTCGCGCTGGAACATCCTCGATAACCGCATCAAGTCCGACATGCAGTACCTCTCCGGCGTGTCCGCTGGGGACGTCGATGTCATCAGCCGGTCGCTCGACGACAAGACCTGGATTGTGGCCTATCTCATGGACGACGGCCCGGTCCGCTACTACCACTATGACCGGCCGGCAAAGAAGGCGAATTTCCTGTTCACCAATCGCCGCCGCCTCGAGGGGCTACCCCTGGCGAAGATGCACCCCGTCATTATCAAGGCCCGCGACGGTCTCAACCTCGTCTGCTATCTCTCACTGCCGGTCTGGGCCGACAAGGGCGGCAAGGGGCGACCGAGCGCTCCGGTGCCGTTGGTTCTGAATGTCCACGGCGGACCGTGGGCGCGCGATCAATGGGGCCTCAATCCCACGCATCAGTGGCTGACCAACCGCGGCTACGCCGTCCTCAGTGTGAACTTCCGCGGCTCGACCGGTCTCGGCAAGAACTATACCAACGCCGGAAATAACGAATGGGCCGGCAAGATGCACGACGACCTCATCGACGCGGTGAACTGGGCCGTCGCTGAGAAGATCGCCGATCCGGCGAAGGTCGCCATCATGGGCGGCAGCTACGGCGGTTACGCGACGCTGGTCGGTCTCACGTTTACGCCCGACGTCTTCGCGTGCGGGGTGGACATCGTCGGCCCGTCGAACATCATCACCCTGCTCAACTCCATCCCGCCCTACTGGAAGCCCATGCTGGATATGTTCACTTCCCGCGTCGGCGACCATCGCACGGAAGAGGGCAAGAAGTTCCTCGAAGAGCGCTCGCCGCTCACGCACGTGGACAAGATCAAGAAGCCGCTGCTCATTGGTCAGGGAGCCAATGACCCGCGCGTCAAACAGGCCGAAGCCGACCAGATCGTGAAGGCCATGTCGGACAAGAACATCCCTGTGGCGTACGTTTTGTTCCCCGATGAAGGCCACGGCTTTGCCCGGCCAGAGAATCGCCAGGCGTTTTATGCCGTCGCCGAGGCCTTCCTCGCCAAGCACCTGGGCGGTCGATACGAGCCTATTGGTGACGACTTCAAGGGCTCCAGCATCCAGTCTCCGCACGGTTCGACGGAAGTCCCCGGCCTGGCGGAAGCCCTGCCCCAGGGCTAG
- a CDS encoding D-glycerate dehydrogenase, which yields MAIDQPTTRGHRVYLTRSVPEAGIALLASAGLTIRMNPLPRALTPDELCREVGRYDAVMCQATDRIDESVLEASRPRCRIFANCAVGYDNIDLAAAGRLGIVVTNTPDVLTEATADLTWALMLAAARRVGEAERLVRAGVWRGWNMLDFLGADVYGKTLGIVGAGRIGTAVARRARGFDMKLLYFARSDKPAMAALGAERRTLAEVMEESDFVSVHLSLTRDTRRLIDDRAIRRMKKDAIFINTSRGAIVDQGALATALAQGRIAAAGLDVYLNEPMIPAELMALENVVLLPHIGSATVSTRNRMAQTAAANVVSVLRGEGPLNPVGI from the coding sequence ATGGCGATCGACCAACCGACGACGAGGGGCCATCGAGTTTACCTCACGCGCAGCGTGCCTGAGGCGGGGATCGCGCTGCTCGCGTCGGCGGGCCTGACCATTCGAATGAACCCGTTGCCACGCGCGCTGACGCCCGATGAGCTCTGCCGAGAGGTCGGCCGGTATGACGCGGTCATGTGCCAGGCGACCGACCGAATCGATGAGTCGGTCCTGGAAGCGTCGCGGCCGCGGTGCCGCATCTTTGCCAATTGTGCGGTGGGGTACGACAACATCGACCTGGCGGCGGCGGGGCGGCTGGGGATCGTCGTGACGAATACGCCGGACGTCTTGACCGAGGCGACGGCGGACTTGACGTGGGCACTGATGCTGGCGGCGGCGCGGCGCGTGGGGGAGGCGGAGCGGCTGGTGCGTGCGGGGGTGTGGCGGGGCTGGAACATGCTCGATTTCCTGGGGGCCGACGTGTATGGCAAGACGCTGGGGATTGTCGGGGCGGGGCGGATCGGGACGGCGGTGGCGCGGCGGGCGCGAGGGTTCGACATGAAGCTGCTGTATTTCGCGAGGAGCGACAAGCCGGCGATGGCGGCGCTGGGGGCGGAGCGGCGGACGCTGGCCGAGGTGATGGAGGAGAGCGATTTTGTGAGCGTGCACTTGTCGCTGACGCGCGATACGCGGCGGCTGATCGATGATCGGGCGATTCGGCGGATGAAGAAGGACGCGATCTTCATCAATACATCGCGCGGGGCGATCGTGGACCAGGGCGCGCTGGCGACGGCCCTGGCGCAGGGTCGAATCGCGGCGGCGGGGCTGGATGTGTACCTGAATGAGCCGATGATTCCGGCGGAATTGATGGCGCTGGAGAACGTCGTGCTCCTGCCGCACATCGGCTCGGCGACGGTCTCGACGCGGAATCGGATGGCGCAGACGGCGGCGGCGAACGTGGTGTCGGTGTTGCGGGGGGAGGGGCCGCTGAATCCGGTGGGGATTTAA
- a CDS encoding MGMT family protein: MRKRRKKSAGSVDDEQAPSAAELKILRVIRRIPPGFVSTYGKVAEAAGLPRRARLVGRVLRASPLADGVPWHRVVNAAGRISLRGGEGPRLQARRLAAEGVSVDSRGRIRLAEHIWEFKNLGL, encoded by the coding sequence ATGCGGAAGCGGCGAAAGAAATCGGCTGGTTCTGTCGACGATGAGCAGGCGCCGAGCGCAGCGGAGCTGAAGATCCTCCGCGTGATTCGGCGGATACCGCCGGGATTTGTGTCTACCTACGGAAAGGTGGCGGAGGCGGCGGGGCTGCCGCGGCGGGCGCGACTCGTTGGGCGGGTGCTCCGCGCGTCACCGCTCGCCGATGGCGTGCCGTGGCATCGCGTGGTGAATGCGGCGGGGCGGATCAGTTTGCGCGGCGGGGAGGGGCCGCGTTTGCAGGCCCGGCGGTTGGCGGCAGAGGGCGTGAGCGTTGATTCGCGAGGTCGAATCAGGCTCGCGGAACATATCTGGGAATTCAAGAACCTCGGCCTTTGA
- a CDS encoding PRC-barrel domain-containing protein — protein sequence MFKRTSQDIKWVVAIAGTFSLTASVVGQETVTKVTVYRSGDDFGMATRWEKTSSVVGRKVVTTTHEDIGKVEDVVVDPRSGRILYGVVSFHPTVGVGEKLYPIPWDSLEMPADNSTVVLKVERDRLRNAPSFVRTEWPNLTDEKYVTTTYRYYNVPTYWETDRRTTRLVSERTTDGDVKIYRERWYSPPRTAYRTTQLVGRTVRNRQNEDLGRVTDISIDPDTGRILYAVIDSNGRYYSIPWPAFIETSDNSYLILDADKDLLTEQVSFTADRWPNMADEQWATTTYRYYRVKPYWTKVEYDDDEIEIKRSDGKEIEIERDDDDDDD from the coding sequence ATGTTCAAAAGGACTTCACAAGACATCAAATGGGTCGTAGCCATCGCCGGGACATTCTCCTTAACCGCCTCCGTCGTCGGCCAAGAGACGGTGACGAAGGTGACAGTGTATCGCTCGGGCGACGATTTCGGGATGGCCACGCGCTGGGAAAAGACATCGAGCGTGGTCGGCCGCAAGGTGGTCACGACCACCCATGAGGACATCGGCAAGGTCGAGGACGTCGTCGTTGATCCGCGTTCGGGTCGTATTCTCTACGGCGTCGTATCATTCCATCCGACCGTCGGCGTCGGCGAGAAACTTTACCCGATTCCCTGGGATTCGCTGGAAATGCCCGCCGACAACTCCACGGTCGTCCTGAAGGTAGAGCGCGACCGGCTCAGGAACGCGCCCAGTTTCGTACGCACTGAATGGCCCAATCTCACCGACGAAAAGTACGTCACGACAACCTACCGGTATTACAACGTGCCGACTTATTGGGAGACCGACAGGCGCACGACTCGTCTCGTATCCGAGCGAACAACGGACGGCGATGTGAAAATCTATCGCGAGCGCTGGTATTCGCCCCCCCGGACTGCGTACAGAACGACGCAGCTCGTCGGCCGTACCGTCCGCAATCGGCAGAATGAAGACCTCGGCAGAGTCACCGATATCTCGATCGACCCCGACACCGGCCGCATCCTGTACGCCGTGATCGATTCGAACGGTCGCTACTATTCGATTCCCTGGCCGGCGTTCATCGAGACGAGCGACAACTCGTACTTGATTCTGGATGCGGACAAGGACCTGTTGACCGAGCAGGTCAGTTTCACAGCGGACCGCTGGCCGAACATGGCCGACGAGCAATGGGCGACGACGACGTACCGGTACTACCGGGTCAAGCCCTATTGGACAAAGGTCGAGTACGACGACGACGAAATCGAGATCAAGCGGAGCGATGGCAAGGAAATCGAGATCGAACGCGACGACGACGATGACGACGATTAG